From a single Oreochromis niloticus isolate F11D_XX linkage group LG3, O_niloticus_UMD_NMBU, whole genome shotgun sequence genomic region:
- the LOC100695087 gene encoding tripartite motif-containing protein 16-like produces MAQQVQTMEDRQFCCAVCLDILKDPVTIPCGHNYCMSCIETYWKAENVKGTHSCPQCRQAFTPRPILVKNTMLAELVEKMKYLQPIYDSPAFEKHKLVDFSKVLKVNTCSVHNEVMKMFCRTDQMCVCCLCWINKHRGHETVPVEKERTDKEKDLEVILKEVQRRIETRKKEEGVLEKETEGIKLSADTAVKDIEMTVDELVSFIKENGSNLKQQIRSQQKDEERRVKELQNKLEQEITELKRKEEELKKLSNTEDHTEFLLRYSMMPIFIDSTDSPSFKICQVKYFERLQMVISEARDKLTAFLCDELWKISLAVRSVDVLLPQSDPKTRDEFLKHACQLTLDPDTLHLKLSLSNQNRTVTDMLRDPDNSCLKNRDRFSIQQQVLSKESLTGPCYWEVEWKGRGLSVAVTYKNENKLDQTAFGSNNNSWALDCYKDSYKFRHNNMTTRLLGPSSSKIGVYMNPRAGVLSFYSLSDTMTLLHRVQTTFTEPLYAGLWIWGGYFTSTTATLNEIQ; encoded by the coding sequence ATGGCACAACAGGTTCAGACGATGGAAGACAGACAATTCTGCTGTGCTGTGTGTCTGGATATACTCAAGGATCCGGTGACTATTCCCTGTGGACACAACTACTGTATGAGCTGTATTGAAACCTACTGGAAAGCAGAAAATGTAAAAGGAACCCACAGCTGTCCTCAGTGCAGACAGGCTTTCACACCGAGGCCTATCCTGGTGAAAAACACTATGTTAGCAGAGTTAGTAGAGAAAATGAAATACCTCCAGCCTATCTATGATTCCCCTGCCTTTGAAAAGCACAAGCTGGTAGATTTTTCGAAGGTGTTGAAAGTGAACACCTGTTCAGTTCAcaatgaggtgatgaagatgttTTGTCGCACTGAtcaaatgtgtgtctgttgtctCTGTTGGATAAATAAACATAGAGGACATGAAACAGTTCCAGTTGAAAAAGAAAggacagacaaagagaaagaccTGGAGGTAATTCTGAAAGAAGTCCAGCGGAGAATCGAGACCAGAAAGAAGGAAGAAGGAGTGCTTGAGAAAGAGACGGAGGGGATCAAACTGTCTGCCGATACAGCAGTGAAGGACATTGAGATGACTGTTGATGAGCTGGTGAGTTTCATCAAAGAAAACGGCTCAAATCTAAAGCAGCAGATCAGATCCcagcagaaagatgaagagaggcgagtcaaagagcttcagaataagctggagcaggagatcactgagctgaagaggaaagaagaggagctgaagaagctttCAAACACAGAGGACCACACCGAATTTCTACTCAGGTACTCCATGATGCCCATATTCATTGACTCTACAGATTCACCAAGCTTTAAAATCTGTCAGGTTAAGTACTTTGAGAGGCTTCAAATGGTGATATCAGAAGCCAGAGATAAACTCACAGCATTTCTGTGTGATGAACTGTGGAAGATCTCTCTGGCAGTGAGGTCAGTGGATGTTTTGCTGCCACAAAGCGATCCTAAGACCAGAGATGagtttttaaaacatgcatGTCAACTCACGCTGGATCCAGATACACTGCACCTAAAACTCTCTCTATCTAATCAGAACAGAACTGTTACAGACATGCTTCGAGATCCAGATAATTCCTGTCTTAAGAACAGGGACAGGTTTTCCATCCAGCAGCAGGTCCTCAGTAAAGAGAGTCTGACTGGACCTTGTTACTGGGAAGTGGAGTGGAAAGGGAGAGGTCTGTCAGTAGCCGTAACATATAAGAATGAGAATAAACTGGATCAAACTGCATTTGGAAGCAATAATAATTCTTGGGCATTAGATTGTTACAAGGACAGTTATAAATTCAGACACAACAACATGACAACTCGCCTCTTAGGCCCTTCTTCCTCTAAAATTGGAGTCTATATGAATCCCAGAGCAGGTgttctgtccttctacagccTCTCTGACACCATGACCCTCCtacacagagtccagaccacattcactgagccgctctatgctggactGTGGATTTGGGGGGGGTATTTTACTTCAACCACTGCTACATTAAATGAGATACAGTAA